A stretch of DNA from Tsuneonella amylolytica:
GAGCGAGGCGCGGTAGCCCGAGACGACGATCCCTTCTTCGGCCGGGGCGGTCCCCACCGGGCAGGTCTCGGTCGCCGGATCGCAGTCGGCGGTACCGGCGGACGAGCTCTGCGCCCAGGCGGCGGTGGGCATGCCGATGGCCGCGACGGCCGACATCGTACCCAGCGCCAGCGCGCGCCAGGAACACTCGTGCGAAAGGGTGCGCTTGAAAGCCAAAGTATCCTCCCCAGAATCGTTCGTCGGCAGCGCACGCCGCCACGATACGGTTGCCCTCCTATGCCAACTTGTGAGCGTTCACAAGTCTCATTTGAACGTTCACAACAGCTGCGGATATGCTAGCCTTGCGGGCGGGATAAGTGCGAGGGAGAGGGCATGGGTATCGAACGGATCGTGATCGTCGGCGGCGGGACCGCCGGCTGGATGGCCGCCGCCGCGCTGTCGCGGCTGCGCACCGGCCACCGCGACCTCGAAATCGTCCTCGTTGAATCCGAACAGATCGGCACCGTCGGCGTCGGCGAGGCGACGATCCCGCCGTTCAAGGACTTCAACCGCCTGCTCGAGATCGACGAGCGCGAGATGATGGCCTTCGTGCAGGGCGGCTTCAAGCTGGGCATCCAGTTCGTCGACTGGGGGCAGGTGGGCGACAGCTACATCCACCCGTTCGGCAATTACGGGTACGAGATCGACGGATTGTCCTTCCATCACCTGTGGCACCACTACCAGGCGCGGGGCGACAACCGTCCGATCCAGGTCTTCAACCTCGAAACGATGGCCGCCTACTTCGGCCGCTTCATGCGGACCGAGGATTACCAGCGCGACGACCTGCCGCCGGTCAACTACGCCTATCACATCGATGCCACCACCTACGCCCGCTTCCTGCGTGGTTATGCCGAGAAACGCGGCGTCGTGAGGCGCGAGGGCAAGGTCGCCGACGTGACGCTGGACGGCGAGACCGGCCACGTCACGGGCATCACGATGGAAGACGGCGAGAGGGTTCCGGGCGACCTGTTCGTCGACTGTTCGGGCTTTCGCGGGCTGCTGATCGAACAGGCGCTGGAGACGGGGTACGAGGACTGGTCGCACTACCTGCCCTGCAACCGCGCGGTCGCCCTGCCCTGCGCGCGCGAGGACGGCTCGCCCCCGTTGCCCTACACACGGGCCACCGCACACAGCGCCGGGTGGCAGTGGCAGGTCCCGCTGCAACGCCGCAACGGCAACGGCCACGTCTATTGCAGCGCCTTCATGGAAGACCAGCAGGCGCTCGACATCCTCGTCGGCAACATCGCGGGCAAGCCGCAGGCCGATCCCAACTTCCTGCGCTTCACGACCGGGCGGCGGAAGAAGTTCTGGAACCGCAACGTCGTCGCCTTGGGCCTCGCCGCGGGGTTCATGGAGCCGCTCGAATCGACCTCCATCCACCTCATCAACACCGGCATCACCAAGCTGGTGGCGCTGCTCTCGCTCGACGGTGTGACCCAAGCGCAGGAGGATGCCTTCAACCGCCTGACCGGCAAGGAATACGACCGCATCCGCGACTTCCTGATCCTGCATTACAAAGCGACCGAGCGGACCGATTCCGACTTCTGGAACCACTGCCGCACGATGGATGTGCCGGGTAGCCTCGCAGAAAAGATCGGGCTGTTCCGCGCCACCGGGCAGATCTTCCGCGAAGACGACGAGCTGTTCACCGAGACGAGCTGGGCGGCTGTGATGATGGGCCAGCGGATCGCGATGGGCGGGCACAACCCGATGGCCGAAAGCATCGCCGCCGACCCCAGGGTGCGCGGCGAATTCGACGAGATCGAACGCTCGGTCCGTTTCGTGGCCGAACGCATGCCCGCGCACGGCGACTACCTAAGGCAGTACTGCCCGGCGGCCTGAGGCCGGAAAGCGTTCGCGATGCGGGAAGAATTGGCAGGGGTGACACGAACCCCTGCCGGAAAATAACGAGGAGGACATCGTAGTTCCTGCCTGGTCGGATCTTGCTGCTTCGATCGAGCACGAAGGGGCCCAACAGGCCGCGGCCGCGCGGCTGGCCGAGCTTGGCGTGAAGCAGTCGGCGTTGCGCGAGGCAATGGCCCGCAAGGTCATCAACGAAGCGGTCATCGTAGCCATACGTGAATTTCGAGAGGCGCTAGCGGATCCTGGCTCAGCTTACGCGCCCGTCCTGTGAACCGAATACGAGCCGGCTCCGCAGTATGTCGTTGCCCCGCCGGTCCCTTTCACGTCTCCCCTTCCCCAGCCCGCGGCGCCGGACCCCTATGCGCCGACGACCGCGACCGAAGCGCTGCAAAAATCCTTCGAGCACGGCCCCAAGACCGGCGGCAAGGACGGGAACTCTAGACGGAAGAACGGGCAGGCTTCGCAAGCGAATACGCGCAAGCAGGCGCGGGCCCCCGCGCGCCTCTTAGAGCAGGTTATGGAAGGCCGGCCGCTTGTGCGGATTACGCACGATGATCTGGTAACACTCAAGCAGCTGCCGTTTTTCGTAGAGGGCCAAGCCAACCACTCGTTTCGGCACGCGGCAATCGACGCGATGAAAGCAGATGGCATTTCGAGAGAAATACGGTCGGATTTTGATAGGAATAAGCTTACCTCCGAAATTGAGGGCCGCTATTCGAATGCCCACATGAAATTGCTGCGAAACGCTGCAAAAACCATTCCGAAGGTGACCGAGCATCTCCATCCAGCTGCGGTCAACCTACTTCCGAAACGCCTTCGCCAGCCGAGAAACGCGCGAACGAAGCGAACGGAAATGTTAGGGGATTAGTTGACCGAGTTTCGAAATCGTTGAGGAAGCTTGGAGCGTTGAGCTTCCTGTGAAGAAGTCTCAGGTCAAGGTTCGAGACGTGACAAAGCCTAGACCACCTAGTTTCCCAATCGGTTTGTTACGGTAGTGGTGCGCTAGAAGGTTACCGTCGGCCAGCGCGCGGACATCGGAACGGGCGATTTTGTACACGCGGCTGTGCATTTCAGGCTTCCATTTGCCTTCGCACTTGCAACAATTTGGGCCGTGCACTAACCGGTCGCAATCCACCGGACCCGGCCGTGCCGGGTGGCTCGGCCCGGCGCCTATCCCCGGGACAACCTTTCAGACCGGCATTCTGGCCGCACAAAGTGTTCGCAGCTGAGCGATGCTTTCCCGCATCGTGCCGGTCGTGTGAGTCGTGTTAGGGTTCACATGTTCGATATTTCCGCGCTGAAGCGCGAATGGCTTTTCAATCCCCGGCGGGACATCCTCGCCGGCATCGTCGTCGCACTTGCGCTCATTCCCGAAGCCATCGGCTTCTCCATCATCGCCGGGGTCGATCCAAGGGTCGGCCTTTACGCATCGTTCTCGATCGCGGTCATCATCTCGCTCGTAGGCGGGCGACCGGGCATGATCTCGGCCGCGACTGCCGCGATCGCGGTGCTGGTCCTGCCGCTGATCCAGCAACACGGCGTCGATTATCTTTTCGCTGCGACCATCCTGATGGGCGTCATCCAGGTCATCGCAGGTTTCCTGCGGATGCACCTGCTGATGCAATATGTCTCGCGCTCGGTGATTACCGGCTTCGTCAACGCCTTGGCGATCCTGATCTTTATCGCGCAGCTGCCGGAACTGACAGGCGTCCCGATGCTGACCTATGTGCTGGTCGCCGCGGGACTGGCAGTGATTTACCTCTTTCCGCGGCTCACCAAGGCCGTTCCGTCGCCTCTCGTCGCAATCGCGATCCTGACGGCGGTCGTCTACTACATGGGCATGGATGTGCGCACCGTGGGCGATATGGGCGAGCTCCCTTCGTCGCTGCCTTCGTGGTTCATACCCGACGTTCCGTTTACCCTCGAGACGCTGCAGATCATCCTGCCCTACTCGGCGACGATGGCGGCGGTTGGCCTGCTCGAATCCATGCTGACTGCGCAGATCGTGGACGATCTGACCGATACGGGGTCCGACAAGCAGCGCGAGATGAAGGGGCAAGGCATCGCCAACTTCTTCACCGGCTTCCTTGGCGGCATGGGCGGCTGTGCCATGATCGGCCAGTCGGTCATCAACGTGAAATCGGGCGGGGAGACGCGGCTGTCGACCTTCGTGTCTGGTGTCTTCCTGCTGTTCCTCCTGCTCGTTCTCGGTCCGCTGGTCGCCATCATCCCGATGGCATCGCTGGTCGCGGTGATGATCATGGTCTCGATCGGCACCTTCTCATGGCGCTCGATCAAGGACATCCGCACCAATCCCTGGCAGTCGTCGGTGGTAATGATCGTTACGGTGGTTGTGGTGGTGTGGACGCATGACCTGGCGCAGGGCGTGCTCGCCGGCGTGATCCTTTCGGGCCTGTTCTTCGCCAGCAAGGTGAAGCGGCTCTTCACGGTCGATACCGACCTGTCAGCTGACGGGGCGACGCGGACCTATCGCATTGCTGGCCAGGTCTTCTTCGCTTCTTCCGATCGCTTCGTCGAAGCCTTCGATTACAAGGAAGTGCTCGACGGGGTAGTGATCGACGTCAGCCGCGCGCACTTTTGGGACATTTCGGCGGTGGGAACGCTCGACAAGGCGATCCTCAAGTTCCGCCGCGAGGGCACGGCGGTCGAGGTCCGTGGCCTGAACGAGGAGAGCGCCACGATGATCGAGCGCTATGCTATTCATGACAAGCCCGGCGCCGACGCGCAGCTGGGAGGACACTGATGGGAGAGACAACAATGGAAAACGTCCTCGCGGCGATAGATGCCTCGGCCTACGCTACCAGCGTGTGCGGTTATGCCGGTTGGGCAGCGAAGCGGCTGTCCCTGCCGGTCGAACTGCTCCACGTCGTCCAGCGACAGGATGCGGTCACAGCGCGCAAAGACCTCTCCGGCGCGATCGGCCTGGGCGTCAAGAGCGACCTGATGGAAGAGCTCGTGCGCCTTTCCGAAGAAGGCAGCCGGACCGAGATCGAGAAAGGGCGCGTGCTGCTAAAAGCGGGAGAGCAGCTACTTCGCGGGGCGGGCATTGAGCAGCTATCTACGCTGCACCGCCACGGCGGCGTGGTGGAAACGATCCTGGAGCGCGAGGATCATGCCCGCGTTGTTGTGATCGGCAAGCGCGGCGTCGGCCACGAATATGCCTCGGACCATATCGGCTCGACGATCGAGCGCGTTGTCAGGGCAAGTGAGAAGCCGGTGCTGGTAGCCTCGCGCGAATATGCAGAACCAGAGCACATCGTATTCGCCTACGATGCCAGTCCCGCCGCGGAAAGAGCGCTGGAGCGTCTGGCCAACTCGCCGCTTTTTGATGGCCTGCCCGTCACCATCGTGATGGCAGAGGCGGACAGCGAAGCGCAGCGTGAGAAGCTGACCATGGCAGAAGCGGCATTCGCCTCAGGCCACCCTGTCACCGTCTTGATGGAGCGCGACAAGGCCGAAAAGGTCATTCCCGGCGTCGTTGCCGCCACCGAGCATTCGCTGCTGCTGATGGGCGCCTATGGCCATTCGCCTATCCGCCGGATGATCGTGGGCAGCACGACCACGGAAATGGTTCGCACCGTCAAGGCCCCGGTGCTAATGGTGCGCTGATATGTCGATCGATCCTGCCACGTTCCGTGATCAACTGGCCAAGCGGCTAGGCGAACTGGAAGAGCAGGATCGCATCTCCGCGAAGGATCGCGACCCGGTCACGCTGGACCAGGAGAGCGTAGGCCGCCTGTCCCGGATCGATGCCATGCAGGTGCAGGCCATGGCGCTTGCACAGGAGCGGCGACGCAAGGCAGAACGCGCAGGCATCGCGGCGGCCCTCCAGCGAATCGAGGAGGTTGAGTTCGGTTACTGCGTCGAACGTTGCGAGAAGATTGTCGAGGGTCGGCTGCGGAATAACCCAACAGTGGTAAGGTGCCTGGAGTGCGCTGACGGGAGTGCCTGAAGCGACGGATTACGGCTGCGCCGCAAGGTGCGAGCGGTTGTGTTGGACGAAGACGGCGAGGTTCTTCTCGTCCGGCCGCATGGCTACCGCGATGGGGAATGGACACTGGCAGGCGGCAGCGTCGAGGAGGACGAATCCCCGGTCGAAGGGTCAGGTGGATCGGCAGCTTGATCATCTGCTACGCCTTCAGCTCGTCGGCGGCGGCGGACCCGATGACGTTCGACTGCAGCGGCGTCGCGGTGAGTTCGATGATGGCCAAGGGATCGAGGCGCGCTCTCGATCGTGAGAAAGCATCGCATCACGCCAAGGTGGAAGCGAATGAGGCCGCGCTTACGGAAATGATCGCACGTGTCGGCCCTATCCTTTCGCCGAAGCAGGAAGAGGCGCTAAGCCAAGCGAAGAAGGTTATGAGGCAGTTCGGAATGCCACCTTCCGGAGTTGGAGCGGTGATCCGGCTCCCGCGACCGGCGGCGGTTAGACGTTTCTGCCCGCGCAGATTTCCTGCGGCCAATGCAGCCCGCACCTTGCATCTCGACTCCTGCCGATTCATGGTGGCGATATCGAGACCGCGACGAGGTGCCACGGCAGGGTACCACGCAGTTTTGAACCGCAAGGAAACCTGAAACCTTTCAGGTACTTGGACCATTTCGAAAAATTGGCAGGGGTGACAGGATTCGAACCCGTGGCCCTCGGTTTTGGAGACCGATGCTCTACCAGCTGAGCTACACCCCTGCGCTGGAGAGGCCGCGCCTTAGGGGGTAAAGCCGGGCATCGCAAGGCCGCTTGAACGTGCTAGGGCGCGCTTCGACCATGCACGCCCCCGCCAGCCCCCCGATCCCCACCGACCTCCTGCTCCTCGCCTATCGCAACGGCATCTTCCCGATGGCCGACAGCCGCGAGGATACCGAGGTGTTCTGGGTCGAGCCGCGGCGCCGGGCGATCCTGCCGCTGGACGGCTTCCGCCTGTCGCGCTCGCTCGCCAAGACGGTGCGCCGCGACCGTTTCCGGGTGACCTGCAACGCCGCCTTCGACGAAACGATCGCTGCCTGTGCCGCGCCGCGCCCCGACCATCCCGAAAGCTGGATCAGCGGGCGGATTGCGACAAGCTACCGCGCGCTCCATGCCGAAGGGCACGCCCACTCGATCGAGTGCTGGGAGGGCGAGGAGCTCGTCGGCGGCCTGTACGGCGTGGGATTCGGCGGAGTGTTCTGCGGCGAATCGATGTTCAGCCGGCGGACCGACGCCAGCAAGGTCGCGCTCGCGTGGCTGGTGGCGCTGATGCGGCGCGGCGGCGCGCGGCTGCTCGACTGCCAGTTCATGACCGAACACCTCGCCTCGATGGGCGCGGTCGAGATCGCGCAGGCGCGCTACGTCGCGTTGCTGGGGGACGCTTCGGGCGCGGGCGCCGACCCGCTGCCCTCGGCGTTCGCCTCGCTGCTGTCGGATGCGGACGCGGCGGGCTTACCGCCGTCGAAGCTCATTTTGCAGTCCTTGATCCACACGTCGTAGACCGGGTGCTCGACGACGTTGAGGCTGGGGGATTCCTTGAACAGCCAGCCGGAAAAGACCTTGCCCCATTCGGCATTCGCACCGGGGTTCTGGATGAAGACCTGCGCAAAGGCGCCGGTCTGGCGCGGGAATTCCCACGGCGCGGTCCGCTCGCAGGCGGCCAGCCGGACGATGAGATTGCCCCAGCGGCGCGCCTCGCCGGGCTTCATTTCCCAGTTCTGCGACAGGTTGTTGCGCTTGTTGAGGACGCCGATCACCGCCACGCGCTCGGCCATCGGGGTGCCTTCGGATTTCTCGACCGGCTGCACCATCTGCGGTGCGCGCATATCCTCGGGCAATTCGGTCTCGACCGGGCGCGGCTCGGGCGGGGACCGGTCGCAGCCTGCGAGCACGGCGGCCGCGGCGATAAGGGCGAGGGTCGCCCGCACGGTCAGGCGTCCGGGCTCCACGCCTCGTAGTCGCCGGCCGCGGCGGCGCGCCGGCCGCCCCTTTCCAGCGCGCCCTGCGGCCGGTACGCGGCATCGCTGCCGGTGACGTTGGGGCTATGCTCGGCTTCCCAGATGCGCGGCGGCGGCAGGTTGCTTTCGGGCACGCCGTCGAACGCGCCGTGCAGCCAGCCGTGCCATTCGGCCGGCACGTTGCTGGCATCGTTCGCGCCGCTGTAGATCACCCACCGGCGCTCGCGCCCGGCATGGGGCTGGCCCGCCTTTTCCGGCTTCTTGCTGCGGTAATAGCGGTTGCCGGCGAAGTCGGTGCCGACTTCCTCGCCGTGGAGCGAGGACCACAGCATCGTGCCGATCGTCGCGCCGTTCCACCAGGTGAAGATCTTGGAAAAGAAGCCCATGGGCCGCGCGCCTAGCCGATTAGCCGAAAGTCGCCAAGCATCTACCAGCCAGTCCCGACGCTCGGGCCTACCACTCGACCGTGCTGCCGGGCCCGATGCCCAGTTCCTTCGCCCGACCGGCGTTGAGTTCGAGCACGGCGGAGGTCAGCCCGGCGGCGGTGACCGGGGTAAGGTCGTAGGGCTTGGCATCGGCGACGTTCAGCACCTTGCGGTCGGTGCCGATGAAGATGATGTCGAGCGGCAGCGGGGTGTTCTTCATCCAGAAACTGGCGATGTCGGCCGGCTGGCGGGGGAAGAGCATCCCCTCGTCCGCGCCCATCTTCGTGCGGAACATGAGGCCCCTGGCCTGCTCGGCCTCGCTCGCGGCGACCTCGACGCGGAAATCGTGGCGTCCGTTGGTGCCGGTGACCGAAAGCGGAATGACCCGCAGACCCGATTCGGGGTGGACCGACGCGGTCGTCGTCGCCGCGGCAGCGGCGGCGGGGGTCGCCTCGGCGCCCGGCTGGGGCGAACAGGCGGCGAGGACCGCGGGCATCAGGACGAGAGCGGCAATACGCATGTCAGGGGGTCTCCTCGGCCTCGGCCGCCCATTCCTCGGCCGCCGAAACGCTCGGCGCCTCCACTACCGCGCGGGCGGCGTCGAATCCATGCCCTGCGCGCACCATCGCGGCGATCTGTTTCTCCCGCGCGGCCCGGTCGTCCGCCTTCTCGCCCCACGGACCGAGCCGCCGCCGCGCGGCGAGCGCCAGCGCCGCCTGGCGCGCCGCCGCGTCGTCGGGGCGCAGGTCCTCGCGAATGTCCGCATCGATACCCGCCGCGCCCAGCGTCTGGTCGACGCGCCGCGCGCCGTATCCGCGCCGCAGCAGGCCGCCGCTCTTCGCCCGTGCCCAGGCGGCATCGTCGATGTAGCCGAGTTCCACGAACCGTTCGACGATCGCCCGCGGGTCGGCCGGCCGCTCCCCCTCCCACCCCCGCTCGCGCAGCTTGCGCACGAGGTAGCCTTCCACCTTGGCCGCGCTGGTCGCGAACCGCGCGACATAGGCGAGCGCAAGATCGTTCAGCCGCGCCGGATCGAGCGGTTTGGGGGGTCGGCGTTCGCGTCTGTCTCGCATCGTCGCCATATTCGTGCCACATAGAGTAACGAATGGGAAACATTGGACCACATGCGCGCGGCGGAACGTTACGCGCGCCTAACGCTTGGACTGCGTAAAACAGAGCGCCGCCGGCCCCCCGGACAAGGGCGCGCAGACAACGGGTTTATCCTCTTTCATGACCGAATCGACCCTCACGCCCACGCCGAACGACTGCCCGCTCCCGCGGCGGCGATCGGACTTCGCGACTTTCGCCGAAGCGATCGACTACGCCGCGCGTAGCGAGAAGGGGCTCAATTTCCACGACATGCGCGGCGACCTCGTGCGCCCCTATCCGTTCTCCGAAATGCGCGCGGATGCGCTGAAGATGGCGCACCGGCTGGTCGCGGCGGGAATCGGCCGGGAAGACCGCGTCGCCATCGTGGCCGAAACGAGCCCGGAATTCGCGGCGCTGTTCTGCGGCTGCGTCTATGCCGGGGCATGGCCCGTGCCGCTGCCGCTGCCGACCACGTTCGGGGGCAAGGACAGCTACATCGACCAGCTTGCCGTCCAGCTCGAAAGCAGCGATCCGAAGATCCTGATCTATCCGGGCGAGATCGCCGACCTGGCCCAAGCCGCCGCCGAGCGGCAGGGTTGCGAAGGCATCAGCTGGGAGGAATTCGCCGCCGCCGACGCGCCCCCGGTCGACCTGCCCGAACCGCAGCCCGACGACATCTGCTATCTCCAGTATTCGTCCGGCTCCACCCGCTTCCCGACCGGGGTCGCGGTCACCCACCGGGCGCTGCTGCACAACCTCTACGGCCATGCCACCGGGGTCGACCTGGGCGAGAACGACCGCGTCGTCAGCTGGCTGCCGTGGTACCACGACATGGGCCTCGTGGGCTGCTTCCTCTCGCCGATCGCCAACCAGGCGAGCTGCGACTACCTGAAGACCGAACATTTCGCGCGCCGCCCGCTCGCCTGGCTCGACCTCATCAGCCGCAATCCGGGCAACACGCTCAGCTATTCGCCGACCTTCGGCTACGACATCTGCGCGCGGCGCATCTCTTCGCAGAGCCATGTCGGCGACCGGTTCGACCTGTCGCGCTGGCGCACCGCAGGCAACGGCGCCGACATGATCCGGCCCGACGTGATGCAGGCCTTCGTCAACGCCTTCGCCGAAGCGGGGTTCAAGGCGAGCGCCTTTACCCCCAGCTACGGCCTTGCCGAAGCGACGCTGGCGGTCACGGTGATGCCGCCGGGCGAAGGCATCCGGGTGGAACTGGTCGAAGAGGAACGCCTGTCGGGCGCGGAGCGCGATCTCAGCCGCCCGGCCCGCTACCGCGCGATCGTCAACTGCGGCAAGCCGCTGCCCGGGATGGAAGTCGAGATTCGCGGGGAGCATGGCGAGATCAAGGGCGACCACCGGATCGGCAAGGTCTGGTGCCGCGGCGAATCGGTCATGCACAGCTACTTCCGCAACGAGGAGGCGACCAACGACTGCCTCGTCGCCGGGCCGGACGGCGAGGTATGGCTCGACACCGGGGACATGGGCTACCTCGGGAACGGCTACCTGTTCATCGTCGGCCGGGCGAAGGACATGATCATCATCAACGGCAAGAACCACTGGCCGCAGGACATCGAGTGGGCGGTGGAACAGCTGCCCGGCTTCAACCACGGCGACATCGCGGCCTTCAGCATCGACGACGGCAACGGCGAGGAAGTGCCCGCCGTTCTCGTCCACTGCCGCGTCAGCGACCCCGACGAGCGCGTGCGCCTGCACGACCAGATCCGCGACAAGGTCCGCTCCATCACCGGCATGAACTGCGTGGTCGAACTGGTCCCGCCGCGCACGCTGCCGCGCACGTCCTCGGGCAAGCTCAGCCGGGCGAAGGCCAAGCGGCTCTACCTTGCCGGCGAGATCGAGCCGATCAAGCTGCCCGAGGCGGCCTGACCCCTACTCGCCGGCTCCATCGCCGGCATCGTCCCATGTTGCGCGCAGCGGCGCCGGGCCGGGGGCCGTACGCACGGTGACACCCTCGTCCCGCAGCGTAGCCGCGGCGGCGGCGGCATCGGCCTCGGGGCCACTCAGCACCACCGGCCGGCCCGACCGCTGCGCTGCCCAGCTAACGAGGGCGAGAGCGGAAGCGCCCGCCCGGGTCGGCTCCCCGTCGGCGAAGGCGACTGTCGGCAAGGCGATTTGCAGCGCCCCTTGCGGCGGTTCGACCGCCACCGCCCAGCCGTCGGCATCGGCGGCTATCCGGCGCTCGAGCGCGCGGTAGGTGGCAAGGCCCGCGCCCGGCAGGGCCTGCGCGCGCACGACCGCGCGGCGCTTGCCCCGATCGATCGTCACCGCATCCTCGCCCGTCCCCGCCACGAGCGCGAGCTCGCGCGACAGGGCATCGATCCGCGCGCTCTCGTCCGCCTCGCGCTCGGCTTGCGCGGCGGCGAGCTGTGCGGCTTCGGCGGCCTGCGCGCCGGTGCCGACCTGGTACTGCGTGATGCGCAGCTGGACCGGCCGGCCGAGCAGGCGCTGGAGCGTGCGCGCACCCTGCACCTCGGCCTGCGGAACCGGTGTCGGGGTCAGCACCGTGGCATCGACCGCGACCGGATCGGCCCGCCAGTCGATGTCCACCTGGCTCAGCCGCGAACGGTCGTCGAACAGGCCCTGCAGCTCGCTGCGCACGATCCGCGCGCCGTTCGCCTCGCGCCCGATCTGGATCAGCGAATAGCCCAGTGGCACGGCCAGCAGCACGAACACGATGAAGACCGCCAGGTTCTGCATCATCGTCTGCCGCCCGGTGAGGTCCGCCCGGAAGCCATAGAGCCGCGCCATCAGCATTGCGGTGACCGCGATCACGATGGCGTTGGTCACGAACAGCAGCAGCGCGCCCGAGAACACCGTCCAGTTGACCGTCGCGAGGCCGAAGCCGACCACCGCGAGCGGTGGCATCAGCGCGGTCGCGATCGCCACCCCGACGATCGCCCCCTCGCGCCCGCGGATCATCGCGTAGGCGCCCGCCAGCGCGGAAAACAGCGCGACGAGGAGGTCGAACAGGTTGGGCCGGGTGCGACTGGCGATTTCGCTCGTCACCGTCTGGATCGGCGACAGGAACACGATGAGCGCGCACAGCACGATGGCCATCACGCTGCCGGCAAGCAGCGCCCTCGCCGATTTACGCAGCCAGGCGTAATCGCCGATCGCCAGCGCGAAGCCCAGACCGATGATCGGCCCCATCAGCGGGCTGAGCAGCATCGCCCCGATCACCACCGCGGGGCTGGACAGCAGCAGGCCGAGGATCGCGATCCCGCCGCTCATCGCGGTCA
This window harbors:
- a CDS encoding tryptophan halogenase family protein, which encodes MGIERIVIVGGGTAGWMAAAALSRLRTGHRDLEIVLVESEQIGTVGVGEATIPPFKDFNRLLEIDEREMMAFVQGGFKLGIQFVDWGQVGDSYIHPFGNYGYEIDGLSFHHLWHHYQARGDNRPIQVFNLETMAAYFGRFMRTEDYQRDDLPPVNYAYHIDATTYARFLRGYAEKRGVVRREGKVADVTLDGETGHVTGITMEDGERVPGDLFVDCSGFRGLLIEQALETGYEDWSHYLPCNRAVALPCAREDGSPPLPYTRATAHSAGWQWQVPLQRRNGNGHVYCSAFMEDQQALDILVGNIAGKPQADPNFLRFTTGRRKKFWNRNVVALGLAAGFMEPLESTSIHLINTGITKLVALLSLDGVTQAQEDAFNRLTGKEYDRIRDFLILHYKATERTDSDFWNHCRTMDVPGSLAEKIGLFRATGQIFREDDELFTETSWAAVMMGQRIAMGGHNPMAESIAADPRVRGEFDEIERSVRFVAERMPAHGDYLRQYCPAA
- a CDS encoding SulP family inorganic anion transporter, whose amino-acid sequence is MFDISALKREWLFNPRRDILAGIVVALALIPEAIGFSIIAGVDPRVGLYASFSIAVIISLVGGRPGMISAATAAIAVLVLPLIQQHGVDYLFAATILMGVIQVIAGFLRMHLLMQYVSRSVITGFVNALAILIFIAQLPELTGVPMLTYVLVAAGLAVIYLFPRLTKAVPSPLVAIAILTAVVYYMGMDVRTVGDMGELPSSLPSWFIPDVPFTLETLQIILPYSATMAAVGLLESMLTAQIVDDLTDTGSDKQREMKGQGIANFFTGFLGGMGGCAMIGQSVINVKSGGETRLSTFVSGVFLLFLLLVLGPLVAIIPMASLVAVMIMVSIGTFSWRSIKDIRTNPWQSSVVMIVTVVVVVWTHDLAQGVLAGVILSGLFFASKVKRLFTVDTDLSADGATRTYRIAGQVFFASSDRFVEAFDYKEVLDGVVIDVSRAHFWDISAVGTLDKAILKFRREGTAVEVRGLNEESATMIERYAIHDKPGADAQLGGH
- a CDS encoding universal stress protein: MENVLAAIDASAYATSVCGYAGWAAKRLSLPVELLHVVQRQDAVTARKDLSGAIGLGVKSDLMEELVRLSEEGSRTEIEKGRVLLKAGEQLLRGAGIEQLSTLHRHGGVVETILEREDHARVVVIGKRGVGHEYASDHIGSTIERVVRASEKPVLVASREYAEPEHIVFAYDASPAAERALERLANSPLFDGLPVTIVMAEADSEAQREKLTMAEAAFASGHPVTVLMERDKAEKVIPGVVAATEHSLLLMGAYGHSPIRRMIVGSTTTEMVRTVKAPVLMVR
- a CDS encoding TraR/DksA family transcriptional regulator, whose protein sequence is MSIDPATFRDQLAKRLGELEEQDRISAKDRDPVTLDQESVGRLSRIDAMQVQAMALAQERRRKAERAGIAAALQRIEEVEFGYCVERCEKIVEGRLRNNPTVVRCLECADGSA
- a CDS encoding NUDIX hydrolase — its product is MRAVVLDEDGEVLLVRPHGYRDGEWTLAGGSVEEDESPVEGSGGSAA
- the aat gene encoding leucyl/phenylalanyl-tRNA--protein transferase — protein: MHAPASPPIPTDLLLLAYRNGIFPMADSREDTEVFWVEPRRRAILPLDGFRLSRSLAKTVRRDRFRVTCNAAFDETIAACAAPRPDHPESWISGRIATSYRALHAEGHAHSIECWEGEELVGGLYGVGFGGVFCGESMFSRRTDASKVALAWLVALMRRGGARLLDCQFMTEHLASMGAVEIAQARYVALLGDASGAGADPLPSAFASLLSDADAAGLPPSKLILQSLIHTS
- a CDS encoding NADH:ubiquinone oxidoreductase subunit NDUFA12 is translated as MGFFSKIFTWWNGATIGTMLWSSLHGEEVGTDFAGNRYYRSKKPEKAGQPHAGRERRWVIYSGANDASNVPAEWHGWLHGAFDGVPESNLPPPRIWEAEHSPNVTGSDAAYRPQGALERGGRRAAAAGDYEAWSPDA
- a CDS encoding DUF192 domain-containing protein, whose translation is MRIAALVLMPAVLAACSPQPGAEATPAAAAAATTTASVHPESGLRVIPLSVTGTNGRHDFRVEVAASEAEQARGLMFRTKMGADEGMLFPRQPADIASFWMKNTPLPLDIIFIGTDRKVLNVADAKPYDLTPVTAAGLTSAVLELNAGRAKELGIGPGSTVEW
- a CDS encoding regulatory protein RecX, with translation MRDRRERRPPKPLDPARLNDLALAYVARFATSAAKVEGYLVRKLRERGWEGERPADPRAIVERFVELGYIDDAAWARAKSGGLLRRGYGARRVDQTLGAAGIDADIREDLRPDDAAARQAALALAARRRLGPWGEKADDRAAREKQIAAMVRAGHGFDAARAVVEAPSVSAAEEWAAEAEETP
- a CDS encoding fatty acyl-AMP ligase; this encodes MTESTLTPTPNDCPLPRRRSDFATFAEAIDYAARSEKGLNFHDMRGDLVRPYPFSEMRADALKMAHRLVAAGIGREDRVAIVAETSPEFAALFCGCVYAGAWPVPLPLPTTFGGKDSYIDQLAVQLESSDPKILIYPGEIADLAQAAAERQGCEGISWEEFAAADAPPVDLPEPQPDDICYLQYSSGSTRFPTGVAVTHRALLHNLYGHATGVDLGENDRVVSWLPWYHDMGLVGCFLSPIANQASCDYLKTEHFARRPLAWLDLISRNPGNTLSYSPTFGYDICARRISSQSHVGDRFDLSRWRTAGNGADMIRPDVMQAFVNAFAEAGFKASAFTPSYGLAEATLAVTVMPPGEGIRVELVEEERLSGAERDLSRPARYRAIVNCGKPLPGMEVEIRGEHGEIKGDHRIGKVWCRGESVMHSYFRNEEATNDCLVAGPDGEVWLDTGDMGYLGNGYLFIVGRAKDMIIINGKNHWPQDIEWAVEQLPGFNHGDIAAFSIDDGNGEEVPAVLVHCRVSDPDERVRLHDQIRDKVRSITGMNCVVELVPPRTLPRTSSGKLSRAKAKRLYLAGEIEPIKLPEAA